CGGCCGTGCGGCGGCGGGTGCGGTGTCGGCGGTGTGCGCGGTGAACGGGGGCACGGAAAACCTGCTCTCGGGGTCGGAGACGGCCGGCGCGGCCCGACCGGCGACGCGCCGTAGGTGGACGTAGAATCGTCAACGTGGTTGTCGAAATAGTAAACGAGGTTGTCGAACGTGGCAACGGCTGAACCCGACCGGCCCGGCTTCCTGCTGCCCCTGCTGCTGCTGGCCGGCTTCCGTACGCTCATCGACGACCTGCACGCGGAGCTGGCCCGGCAGGGACACCCGGAGCTGCGGCCGCTGCACGGCTTCGTCCTCCAGGCCGTCGGCGCCGAGGGCACCACCGCCACCGAGCTGGGCCAGCGGCTCGGCGTCTCCAAGCAGGCAGCCGGCAAGACGGTCGACCGGCTGGTCGCCCTCGGCTATCTGGAGCGCGCCGACGACCCGCGCGACGCGCGGCGCAAGCTGGTCCGGGCGACCCCGCACGGCCTGGACGGCCTGCGCCGCTCGGCGGCCGTCTTCGACCAGCTCCGGCAGCGGTGGGCCGCCACCCTCGGCCCCGACCGGGTCGCCGCCCTGGAGGACGACCTGCGCGCGGTCACCCCGGCCAACCCGTTCCGCCTCGACGTGCCCGGCTGGTTCGGCGGCTGACCACCGCACCGTCGCCCGCGCTCGCTGGGCAACGGGGCCCGGGAGCGGCGGTGGACGAGCGCCCGGCGGGGTCGGCAGCAGCACGGCCGCCCGTCGTCAAGACCCCCGGTCGCCGTCGCCCGAACGGTCGAAGCCCGAACGGCGCGCCCCGCACGGCCCCGCGGACCGGCCCGGACCACCCGTCGACAGCCGCCTCTCCCGGGTCGCCCGAGCCCGTCATAGGCCTTTCGGCCACCTGCTAACACACCGCGTGCGAACGCGGCCAGCACCGTCCATGCGCAAATTGCCGGACGTTCAGTCGGGCCGCGCCGGACCCACCCGGGGGCGTACATCTTCCGACATTGCCCGCAGACAATTCCAATGGTTCCGTCACCACCATCCGAAACTGTTTCCATCGAAAAAGATGGGGGTGACGGTTGGCGATGGCCACCTTTCATCAGGACCACCAGCACGTGCACCAGCAGTTCAACGCCGATCACATCGATCTGCGGAACAGCACATTCGAACGCCTCCCCGACAACGTCGCCCCGGCGGAGGTCGTCCGTCGCCTGGAGGCCATCCTGCGGGAGGTGGAACGGGCCGCCAGCAGCGGCGCCCTCGACCAGCGCGCCGGCCGCTCCGTCGCCGACGACCTGCACGCCGCCACCCGCAGCCTGACCCGCGACGACCAGGCGGAAGCCTCGCGGCGGCTGCGGAAGGCCATCGAGGCGTTGCAGGCGGCGGCACCGCTCGCGGCGATCGGCGGGGCGATGGCGACCATCTGGAACACGTTGGGCGGGGGATCCTGATGACCACCTTCGACCAGCGGCACCAGCGGGTCTTCGGCGCCCAGATCAACGCCGACGCCGTGCACATCAACCCCTCCGACGGCCCGGAGGAGCTGATGAGCTACGGGCGGCGGGCCGTCGCCGAACGGCTGTACAAGAGGGCGGCCGAGTACTTCACGGAGGCGATCGCCAAGGGTGCCCCCGGCTCCGACCCGCACTACTACCTGGCTCTCGCACTCCTCGGCGGCCGACGCCCCAGCCGGATGGGTCGGGAGGCTCAGCAGGTGATGGCCCGGGTGGAGGAGCACCTGGGCAGGGCGCTCCAGGTCGATCCCGCCGCGGCGCACGTCCGTGCGCTCTGGGTCGCCGTCAAGCGCGACCACTACGCCGACCGCCACGACCCGGGCCCGTCCGTCGCCGACCTCGAGGCCGGAGCCGGCGACATCGATCCGGTGCACGCGGCCGAGATCGCCCCCTTCCTCGGCAACCGCGAGAACCGGCTGTGGAAGGCCACCGTCGCCGTGGCGCAGGCCGGCATCGAGGAACGCAAACCGAACGTACGCAAGTACTTCGTCCGCACCCCCGTGCCGCCCGTGACCGGTGGCCCGCAGGCCATGATGGTCGCCGGCGGCATCGGGTTGGCCGTCGCGCTCATCCTCATGATCGCGTCGTTGTCGGAGTCCGGTTACCTCTGCCTCGCGGTGCTCGTGGGTGCGGGCGGCATCGTCCTGCTGGTCAAGGGGTTCAGCCAGTACAACGCGCTCACGTCGAAGTACGAGCGCGACCTCGCGGCGGCCGAGCCGAAGCCGAGCGACGAGCAGATGGACATGTGGCTGCACTTCGACAAGTTCGGAGTTCTCGACCACGCCCTGCGGCACCTCGACCGGGAACTGGACGACCTGATCTGCGAGCCGCAACTCGTCATCGGCCCCGCCTCGCCCACCGAACAGGCCGTGGGAAAGGACGGCATCCGACGGTTCTCGCGGTACAAGTTCGTCATCCTGCTCCTCGGACAGACCCGCATCTCGGTCTTCTCCTGCGAGTGGGACTTCGTCAAGTGCATCGTGTCGAACGCCGACGCCTTCGACTTCCGCTACAAGGACATCACCGGCCTGCGGACGCGGCAGCTGCACGAGGCGCCGCAGGGCGGCCGACTGGTCATCACCGATGACCACGGCAAGGAGATGGAGGTCCGGTTCGCCAAGGTCTTCGAAATGATCATCGCCGGTACGGACCGGATCGCGGTGACCATCGACGTACAGGCGCAGAACGCCGGCGCCGGGTTGCAGCCGACGGGGGCCACCGCCACCGAACGGCTCGTCCGGCGGCAGTTGGACGACGCGGCCTGACCGGTGACCCGGTGACCTGCGGTGGGTGGCCCGGCAAGGCCGCCCACCGCACGCGTCGACGCGGCCGTCATCCGCCCGCCGTGGGCCGTCTCCGGATCAGCGGGACAGCGGCGGGCGCACGTGCGGTCCGGGTCACCCGCAGGTGATCAGTCCAGACCCCCGTAGGAGTGCAGTCCCTCGAAGAAGATGTTCACGCCGAACAGGTTCATCAGCATCGTGAGGAAGCCGACGACGGCGAGCCAGGTCGCCACGTTCCGCTTCACGCTCGGGGTGGCCCGGGCGTGCAGGTAGCCGGCGTAGATCACCCAGGAGATGAACGACCAGGTCTCCTTCGGGTCCCAGCCCCACGGCCGCCCCCAGGCCGCCTCGGCCCAGATCGCCCCGGCGATCACCGCGAAGGTGAAGACCGGGAACGCGAAGGCGTGCAGCACGAAGGTCAGCCGCTCCAGCGCCGCCGCCGCCGGCAGCCGCTTCGCCAGCGTGTACGGGAAGCTCCGCCGGCCCTGCTCGTAGCCGGCGCGCATCAGGAACGCCACCGCCGGCACCGCGCCCAGCAGGAAGATGCCGGAGGCGAAGACGATCGTCGAGACGTGGATGACGAACCAGTACGAGTTGAGCGCCGGCACCAGCGGCACGATCGGGGTGTAGAGCACCAGCTCGGCGGTCGCCACCAGCAGCACCATCACCAGCGACAGGAACAGCCCGAGGCGGCGCAGCTGCGGCCGCTTCCAGAGCACCACCAGCCAGCCGGCGACACCGATCCAGGTGCCCGTGAGCACGAACTCGTACATGTTGCCCCAGGGCATCCGGTCGGCGGCGAGACCGCGCGTGACCAGCGCCCCCAGGTGCAGCAGCGCCCCGAGCGCGGTGGCCGCGACGGCGGCCAGGCCCGCCAGCCGGGCGCGCCGGGCGGTGCGCTCGGCCGCCGACGCCCCGCTCGCGACAGGTGCGTCCGGGGTGCCGCCCCCGGCCGCGCCGACACCGGCGCCGACCAGCTCACGGGCGGGCGCCGCGGCCACCCGGGCGCGGGCGTTGCCGAGCGCGTACTCGACGGCGTGGCTGATCATCGCGATCAGGTACGCCAGGATCGCGAACGACACCAACTGGTCGGAGAGTGCGGACATCACTCGGCTCCTTCTCGCGCTCCGGCCCGGTCGCCGCCGTCGCGGTCGACACCGGCCTCCTCGTCCGACCGCCCGTCGCCGCCGATGGCGGCCACGAGCTGCGCGAACTCGTCGGCGAACCCGGGATGGTCGGTGCGCGGCAGGCCACCGGCCTCGACCAAACTACTACCGCTCGTCGGAGATCCACTCGTGGGGTCGGCGGCACCGGCCGGCAGCACCCGGAAGAAGACCCGGCGGCGCCGCCCGAACAGCGAACCCATCAGCCCGACCAGCAGGACGGCGGAGCTGACCAGCAGCAGCGTCGAGCCGGGGTCGTACCGGACCGACAGCGTGATGTACGGCACGGTGCCCAGGAACTCGACAGTGGTGCCGTCGTCCAGCTGCCAGGTCTCGCCCTTGCGGAGCAGCTTCGTGCCGACCTCCTTGACCTTGCCGGCCCGCACCTGCCGCTGGTCCAACTCGTAGACCGAGCCGGGGATGCCGGCGTCCATGCCCAGGTTGCCCCGGTACGCGACGAGGTTCAGCGCGGGGTTCCGCTCGGTCGGGTACTCGGAGCGGGCGAACGGCGCGGCGGCCGGTGCGGTCGGCAGGTAGAGGCCGGAGAAGGCCATCTGGAGGTTCTCGCCCCGCTCGCCCGTCGCGGGGTCGACGTTGATGTCCGGGAAGGCCGCCAGCCCCTCGCTGGTCAGCCCCACGTCGCCCGTGGTCAGGAACGGGAAGTTGCTGGTCTGGCTCTTGCCGAACCGGTCCGTGTAGCGGATCACCGGGGCGTAGCCGTGGCCCAGCAGGTAGACGTTCGCGCCGTCGAGGCGCAGTGGGGAGTTGACCGAGAAGTTGGCCCGCCGCCGCTCCCCGTTCGCCTCGTCGACGGTCACCTCGGCGTCGAAGAACTCCGGCTGGCCGGACTCCAGAAACCGGGCGTGGAAGTCATCGAGTTGGATGCAGAAGCCCGGCAGGTCGGCGCTGTCGACGCGAGGGCCGAGCTTGCTCTCGGCGTACTGCTGGCGGGTGTTGCAGAACGCGTTGTCCGCGCCGGCCACCAGCAGCTTGTTGCCGCTCCAGCCGTACCAGGAGCCGAGCGCGACGCCGACCAGCACGAGCACCAACGAGCTGTGGAAGAGCAGGTTGCCGGTCTCCTTGAGGTAGCCCTTCTCCGCGGAGACCTCGTCGCCGCGCACCACCACCCGCCAGCGCCGCCGGCGCAGCGCCGCCGCGATCGCCGCCGCGCCCCCCTCGGGCGCGGGCAGGACGGCGTGCTGCGGCAGCCGGTCCAGCCGCTTCGGCGCGGCCGGCGGCTTCGACCGCAGCGCCCGTACGTGGTCGCGCAGCCGGGGCGTGATGCAGCCGATCAGCGAGGTGAAGAGCAGCAGGTAGATCGCGGAGAACCAGACCGAGCCGAACGCCTCGAAGGCCCCGACCCGGTCCAGCACCGGAGCCAGGTCGGGGTGCGCGGTGAAGTAGTCCCGCACGTCCTCCGGGTTGACCCCGCGCTGCGGCAGCACGGAGCCGGGGATGGCGGCCACCGCGAGCAGGAAGAGCAGCACCAGGGCCGTACGCATGCTGGTGAGCTGCCGCCACGAGTTGCGCAGCAGGGCCAGCAGGCGGTTGGGCCGGCGCCGGGGCGCCTCGGCCGGCGGTGCGGGCCGCTCGTCGACGGCGGTCATCAGATGCTCACCTCGCCCACCCCGACGGTGGTCTGCAACCAGATCACGAAGTTCGCCCAGCCGCCGGTGACCAGCGCGAGGCCGATCAGGATCAGCAGCGCCCCGCCCACCCGGGTGACCCAGCGGCTGTTGCGCCGGACCGCCCGGAACACGCCCAGCAGCCGCTCGAAGCCCAGCCCGAAGACGACGAACGGAATCCCCAACCCGAGGCAGTACGCCAGGGCGAGCACCACGGCCCGGTCGGTCTGCCCGCCGACGGTGGCCATGCCCATCACCGCGCCGAGGGTCGGGCCGGCGCACGGCACCCAACTGAGCGCGAAGACCGCGCCGAAGACCGGCGCGCCGAGCAGCCCGGCGGCGGGCAGCCGCTGGAAACGGAACTCCCGCTGCAACCCGGGGACCAGTCCCACGTAGCTCAGCCCGAGCACGACGATCAGCGCGCCGATGACGATCTCCAGCGTCCGCTCGTACTCGAAGAAGACCCGGCCGACGCCGGCGAAGAGGATCGCGGTGGCGGTGAAGACGGCGGTGAAGCCGGCGATGAACAGCAGCGTGCCGGCGAGCACCCGGCCCTTGACCGCGACCTTCGGCGCCCCGGTGCGCTCGCGCACCGCCACCCCGCCGCCGTTCTCCCCGCTCGCGGCGCTGTCGGCGCCGGACAGGGGCCCGTCCGTCGGCGGCTGGCCCTTCCGCACTCGCGGACGCCGGGTTTCAAGGTCCGCGCCGGCGAGGCCGGTGACGTACGACAGGTAGCCCGGCACCAGCGGGAGCACGCACGGGGAGAGGAAGCTGACCAGCCCCGCGAGCGCCGCCGCGCCGATGGCGAGCAGCAGCGGACCCGACTGGGCGAGCTCGGAGAACGTCTCGCCCATCAGCGGGAACCGTTGGGTGCCGGCTGCTCGGCGGCGATCCGCTCGACGATGGGCTGGAGGCCCTCCTGCTTCACCGCCGCCCGGATCACGACGGCGATCCGGCCGTCCCGGTCCAGCACCACGGTGGCGGGGATGGTGTTCGGCGGGATGTCCAGGGCGAGCGCCAGCCGGCTCGGCGGGTCGAAGAGGCTCGGGTAGGTGACCTTGAAGCTCTCCTCGAAGGCGAGCGCCTTGTCCCGCTGGTCCTGGATGTTGATGCCCAGGAAGGTCACCCCGGAGCCCTTCGTGGCCTGGTACGTGTTCTCCA
The nucleotide sequence above comes from Micromonospora sp. M71_S20. Encoded proteins:
- the ccsB gene encoding c-type cytochrome biogenesis protein CcsB; the encoded protein is MSALSDQLVSFAILAYLIAMISHAVEYALGNARARVAAAPARELVGAGVGAAGGGTPDAPVASGASAAERTARRARLAGLAAVAATALGALLHLGALVTRGLAADRMPWGNMYEFVLTGTWIGVAGWLVVLWKRPQLRRLGLFLSLVMVLLVATAELVLYTPIVPLVPALNSYWFVIHVSTIVFASGIFLLGAVPAVAFLMRAGYEQGRRSFPYTLAKRLPAAAALERLTFVLHAFAFPVFTFAVIAGAIWAEAAWGRPWGWDPKETWSFISWVIYAGYLHARATPSVKRNVATWLAVVGFLTMLMNLFGVNIFFEGLHSYGGLD
- a CDS encoding TlpA disulfide reductase family protein → MNARRWTAGLLAAVATVALAGCSSHDGEKACDNRDGIIECAPDQRSAAPKLAGELLTGGSHDVARDRGQVVVVNFWGSWCAPCRAEADDLENTYQATKGSGVTFLGINIQDQRDKALAFEESFKVTYPSLFDPPSRLALALDIPPNTIPATVVLDRDGRIAVVIRAAVKQEGLQPIVERIAAEQPAPNGSR
- a CDS encoding MarR family winged helix-turn-helix transcriptional regulator; amino-acid sequence: MATAEPDRPGFLLPLLLLAGFRTLIDDLHAELARQGHPELRPLHGFVLQAVGAEGTTATELGQRLGVSKQAAGKTVDRLVALGYLERADDPRDARRKLVRATPHGLDGLRRSAAVFDQLRQRWAATLGPDRVAALEDDLRAVTPANPFRLDVPGWFGG
- a CDS encoding cytochrome c biogenesis protein ResB; the encoded protein is MTAVDERPAPPAEAPRRRPNRLLALLRNSWRQLTSMRTALVLLFLLAVAAIPGSVLPQRGVNPEDVRDYFTAHPDLAPVLDRVGAFEAFGSVWFSAIYLLLFTSLIGCITPRLRDHVRALRSKPPAAPKRLDRLPQHAVLPAPEGGAAAIAAALRRRRWRVVVRGDEVSAEKGYLKETGNLLFHSSLVLVLVGVALGSWYGWSGNKLLVAGADNAFCNTRQQYAESKLGPRVDSADLPGFCIQLDDFHARFLESGQPEFFDAEVTVDEANGERRRANFSVNSPLRLDGANVYLLGHGYAPVIRYTDRFGKSQTSNFPFLTTGDVGLTSEGLAAFPDINVDPATGERGENLQMAFSGLYLPTAPAAAPFARSEYPTERNPALNLVAYRGNLGMDAGIPGSVYELDQRQVRAGKVKEVGTKLLRKGETWQLDDGTTVEFLGTVPYITLSVRYDPGSTLLLVSSAVLLVGLMGSLFGRRRRVFFRVLPAGAADPTSGSPTSGSSLVEAGGLPRTDHPGFADEFAQLVAAIGGDGRSDEEAGVDRDGGDRAGAREGAE
- a CDS encoding cytochrome c biogenesis CcdA family protein; translated protein: MGETFSELAQSGPLLLAIGAAALAGLVSFLSPCVLPLVPGYLSYVTGLAGADLETRRPRVRKGQPPTDGPLSGADSAASGENGGGVAVRERTGAPKVAVKGRVLAGTLLFIAGFTAVFTATAILFAGVGRVFFEYERTLEIVIGALIVVLGLSYVGLVPGLQREFRFQRLPAAGLLGAPVFGAVFALSWVPCAGPTLGAVMGMATVGGQTDRAVVLALAYCLGLGIPFVVFGLGFERLLGVFRAVRRNSRWVTRVGGALLILIGLALVTGGWANFVIWLQTTVGVGEVSI